The Oscarella lobularis chromosome 4, ooOscLobu1.1, whole genome shotgun sequence nucleotide sequence TCCTGGGGGAAAAAGAAGGTTTCGTACAGGCAGAGGACCCCATGCACAAGTCGGATTTCAAATATACGAGCTGTTCGTTTCGGATTGTTGTGTCGCCCCTAGGCAACGGTTCGTAGGCGGCCAAAGCACAACAATTCGCTATGATTGTGCCTAAGATGAAGAACTCGAAGGGcgtagaaacaaaaaaataggCGAGAGTCgaggaagaaaacgtcgGTCGAATCGGATTATAAGAATAATATCGAAAAAGATATTTCCAATCGACAATTTGTATGACGGTTCGTCTGAACCAATTCGTTTTGCGCAGACAgaggagagcgacgtcggctcgtcgtcggctgACGTCCGGCTTGTTGCACGACGACAAGGTCCCAATGAACGTTTTCCACTTGCCGCTGTTCGAATCCAATGAAGTCATTTTCGCTGCTGCTTCGAAATGACGCTGCTCTCGCTCCGGGGTCCCCTTTTGATCTTCCCAACGGGTGTTTTACGAGTCACGCGAGCGCCGGACGACGTGCTAAGGCTCATTGCTGCGGAGGCGCGCTCGTTCGGCTCTCGCCAGAAGTTCCCTGAAGCACGCTAAGTGTGAAACAGAAGCATGTggagaattttttagatGCCAGTGCCGCCATACAAACAATGTCATGTATAAAACGTGTTCGTGCAGCTACTTAGCTAGACCGGTCTATTagcaaaaacgttttgaaatGCAAGAATCACCGCTTTGCTGCAAACTTCTCCGTGCTTTTCCTCCACGTTTAGTGTATCTGCAGCGCTAATAACCGAGTTAAAACAAGTCTCCAATAGCAAAACCCTAGCTTGAATAAAAAAGCTGAGACAAGGAGCCGAGGCGAAGTGCTCTCAGGAATGGAATTTGGCAACAAGTGTGTCAAAAATACAGAAACAGAGAAAGCACGAAACGATGAAACGAGCCCGCCTGTCACTTGTTATGACTGTGCACACGTCAGCAAACGGCTGGGCAAATGGGTGGGCAGGCTACTTTCAAAAGGACAGGTAGTTTGTTAGTTGGAAAAAGACGAGCTGACGCCGATATAAATTAGGTTGCGTCTTCTGAAGAAGCTGACGTCGAGGCATCATCTTGTCAATAAAAAAGGATTGAGCGTCAAGACAACGCTATAGGGTCGGTGTATCAATGAATGAATTGGGAAGCCCATCACAGCTAACCTGATATAAACTTTGTATGAAAGAAGTTGGGCCTTCAACTGAAGACTATATGCATGGCAACGTCCGACGAGTGTTTTTCGTCGCCATGATAGTCGATTATTACGTCGAAATCGCCAGCATTGACGCAGGCCTGAAATTCCAGAGCCGCCACCATTCCACATGAATCGACAGAGGTCCTCCGCGCCAGCGAGACGTCAGTTTCAGGTGACAACGACGTAGAAAAGTGTACTACTCGCGCAGTCGCAGAAGCGTCGCACCAGCATCTTGCAGCCGTTCCATTGTTACGTCAGAGATCCATGATCCAATCAGGGATCCCTGATCCAATCATACATCTACCAGCAGGGCCTACCAGCAGAGACTTCTACATAGACATGTACATAGAAGGCTCTGCTGCCAGGTGATGACAGATGTTTCCACCACAGTGTAACATGCACAGTATATATTGCCACGGTGGGCGCCGTGTCAGTCAAGGAAATCTTCGCGAACACCTTGTACTCCTAAGACAACTCTTGTTCATACTGTATGGTCACGGATTGTGACCGTGATATGGTTAGCTACTACAACCAACACCGTGGATCGTGAGGGTGACTTATACGCTTTCAGAACATGCAGTGAAAAACGTGACAACCCAGGGTCTGGTGCATCACCGTGGGTGCAGAGCCACGCAGTCTATATACTACTTGATAATACCAGGGAACATTTTTTCCGCCAAGTCCTTGGCCATATCCTCAACGCTGTCCAGTTTTAGATTGAAACCAAAGCTGGACTCTTTACCAAGCAGTTTCGCCTCTATACGCCCGGAAAACTTACCAGACTTCACGACCCCAGTCTCGACATCGAACTCGATTTTCCGCACGACAGCCAGACCTTTCAAACCGAGTTTCTGTATTTGGGACGCAGCAGATGCTCCTGCCTTGTACGTCTTCTCCGTCGCTGTGAGTGCGGCGTTCGCTCCATCAAGAGATCTTTTTGtcgcgtcgagcgtcgcCTTTGCCGTAGCGAGCGCGGCATcagccgttttcttcgtcgcggAGCACCCAGCGTTGTACGACTCGCAAGCGACGTCGGGCGATTTCGTGCAACAGTTGTCGACATAGGGCACCTTGTACTTGATCTTTTTTCCGAgcactttcttcttctttgtcttgaACTTCGTGCAGGGCACGCAAActagaaagaagaaataaacgAAAGTGCAATACCATTCATTTACCGTGCCATATATACCCTTGGAacactttttcttcttgcaaacgccgtcgactttGCGCTGAGCGGCCGTCAGATCGCTTTTGGCATCGTCGAGGTCATCCTGAGCCTTTTTAACCTTCTTTTTAGCCTTGCCAATCGCTTCCGTTGCTTCGTCAGCGCTCTCCTCGATGACGTCCTGCGCCTTCTTTTCCAACGATGTCATCCACTCGGTCGACAGTtcgccggcgacgcgaaacgacgccgcgcTCAACGATCCGTAGCTCGCCGCGACCGTAAACGTCGCCTtgaacaaaaagaaattgacgccCGACATGTAGATCGAAAATTTCTCGTCAGATATTTCCAAGTCGGCTTCGTTTTtcacgacgccgaaaaaCAAATTCGCGTAGCCCGTTATTTTCACGTTGacgctcgacggcgacaggTCGGCGTGGAATCGAGGTCCTCGTTTCGTATCCTTCGCCGAGCGATAGATCTGCACGGCTCCACTAGCTATATTCAACGGATCCATGCTGACGTCAATAAGATATCGTGTTGGAAAGTCGATCTCAATCAGAGCCGTCAACTCGAAGCCCAATAGGTTCATAGTTCCGTTCAGTTTGAATCCCTTCTCTATCACTCGTCCCGGCACTTCGATTTCCTCATAAGCAAATGACGACTCGAGTCCGTCGGGGAAGCCGCTCTCTGATAGCACTTTGGGAAGATTAACGGATACCCCAAAAGCATCCAATATGTTGCCAATGCTCGCATGCTGAATGCTGCCGTAGTAATAGTTCTTATTCAAGTTTATCGTATTAATTCCGACGTAGACGGCGGCGATCACTTCCTTGCCGCTGTTTAGCTTCCCGATGcgaatttcgccgccgacggcgaacgCGGTCACGACGGCGCCCGgtgcgacgtcgagcgagaGAACGCCGTTACCGAAAGCGAGCCAATCGAGTCCGAACGCCCGTTCCCACACGCCGATCATCTTCACTTCGAGTTGAAGCGTGCCGACggcgctcgcgcgcaacgcgCCGCTGAAGAGAAGCGGCGGTTTGTCGATCACGAGATTGCACGCGAGAccgacgctcgacgccgcGCTGATTTCAAATTCCAACGCGGCTTTGGTTATCGTGACGCCGCTACCCAATGCGACGTCCGCCACGCCGGCGGACAAGGAAAAACTCTCGGCGGACTCGACCGTGCCGCTCAGTTGAAAGCTCGCTGACGCGCCGAGCGCCGCGCCGAGAAACTTGCacatgacgtcgtcgcagccgTCGAGaccaaagacggcggcgagagcgaTTCCCTTCGAGACGGAGATTTGACTCAGAGTGGGACCGGGCAGCGCGACGCCGTCCATGGTGCGCGTCGCCACGATAAAACCCGTCTTCATAGTCTGATCGAGCAAggcgagcgcgtcgacgctgaCTCCCGTTAGAGATTTCACCAAACCGCTGAACTTTGTATCAGCGAAATCGAAACCGACAGCGACATAGGTCTTTGCGTCGTACTGTTTCGTGACGGAGGAGAGCGTCACGCCGGACCAGCCCGAGACGACCGGTTCGCCGGATAGCGACATTTCGAAATCTCCTCCAATCGAAATCGATAGGGTTGGGTCGAGAATTTTGAAGCTATCTAAACCggattttttcaattgtttCTCCAAGGACGACGGCaaaaacgtcgccgaaaaCTGCGTCAGAATGTCGCCAATATTCAAACTCGCGCCGCTGCCCGTCACCACGTAGCCGTCGTCACGTTCGCTTATGACGATTTCAAAATCCGTTGATCCGATCGCCCACGATCCCGTTccttcgacggcgagatcgtacggcgacgagagactCGCGTTGAAATCGAGACTCGCGTCCCGCACGCTTACGAACCCGGGTACGATGTTGAAGTCGTCTCCCAAGTCGAGACCGGCGGTGAGTCGGcgttcgttgacgtcgtagGCAAATCCCGTCAGTGAGAGCTCCGTTACTTTCGGCACGCCCGGTGGAAATTTAATCGAGTTGATGTTGACGCCTTTGGGCGCGACCGAATTCAAAAAGTCGCCGAACGTGTATGaaccttcgtcgacgacgtgaaacGATACGGAATTGGCGGCTATTTCAATGATGAACTGAACAGGATCTTTGTCGGAGACTAGAGAAAGTTTTGCGGACAGCCACACGCCTTTGACAAACTCGTCAGTCGACTGGAAGTAATCATTGCTCAAGCAGGAGGTaagttgattttttattgattccGTTGAATAGAGAAAATCGATGGAGGGTAGGGTGAGTGATCCAATCACTGGTATAGAACCAATGTCAACGTTTGATACCTGAGAGACGAGATCGCTCAATTTGAACGACTTGAACGAGACGGCAAGAGACAGAGCGGACGTTCCGCCATGCCAATTATACATTGCACGCATTGTGAATCCCTCCCAACCTGAAATTGACGGCGAGCCGGCAAAGCAGAGAGCGTAGTCGCCTGTCGACGAATCATAGACAgcggaaaaagaagcgtcacttaaaacgacgtcatggAATGACGTAGGACTGAGAGGCGACCCTTCAGGGAAAAGCGTCTGACCAATGGCGGTAAAGAATCCTGACAAGTGAATGGAGTCGCCTCCAGGCGCGCCTTTAATTgcgtacgtcgtcgccgatacGTCGCCCTTGGTAacggaaacggaaacggAGAATTTGCCCACAGTCCACGTTCCGGATAGACTATAGGAATCGAGACCGAACGTTCCGGATGTCTTCGTTATTTTGAATTCCCCGCTAACTGAACTCAGTTCGAGGAATTtcggcacgacgacgattgtcttcgtcgacggacgcgtcgcgacgaaaagcgagcCCTCGCTCACAtcaacgacgattttgtcgacgaagaaattgaGCGGATTGttctcggcgtcggcgacgaatttcatggtcgtcgccgcgcgcgcgaacgtcGGCACGGCTTGGTAGAAGAGTTCGAGTACGTGCAGGTCGTAATCGGCGGCCGCTTGAACGGTGAGCACGTCGCCGTCCGTCGTGATCGTCGCCTCGTTCAATTGAATCGATTCGAGATAGGCATTGCCGAGAAAGTCGGTCGCCTTTTCGAGGGTTGAACTCGACCctgtcgaaacgacgaccaATATCGTCGTGACGAGGGCGTCGACCCAAAGCATGACCGATACGTAAACGTTATAGACAATGGTGTGACAGTCTTGTCTACTTGTACGCGTAGGCACACTCACGTGCAATGATTCATTGGCTCCTATCCCGGAAGAGGTGCATTATTATGTATTTGTCTCCAAAGAAGTATGAACGATTTCGCAGTTGAGCTTCCTCAAATTTAGCATTCCTTTTTCTGCTCCCCATGAGGTGCGTTCACGCCTGCTAACCGCAGACTCTTCGACCGGTGTTTTAGCAGAACTTGACGGCTGAATCGCACACCGAACGCTTTCTGTGCTACGTACTGCGTAGaacaattttttgttttcgagccgtttgcgcatgcgcaagaAAGCCGTTTTCGCAACACCGAAGCCGAATGAGTCGTTTTTACGTCCAAAACGCCGTTGTCGGATTTGACGAAGACTCGCAGCATGAATTCAAAGGCCATCGATCGATCTGTGTTGAAGACTTGGGCCCGTGGGCATTTTGCGACGCGCAGCAGAAGCACAGAAGCAAACGAGCGGCTTCCAGGTGACTAGAACACCTGGCAACAGCGTAGAAATTTACTTCGAATCTGTTTCGTTTGATCGCAGAGCTTTGAATAGTTTTCTCAACACCGGAAAAGGAGGAACAATTTACCTCGGTATTGGTGATGATGGACGAGTTTTTGGGCATCCGCTTACTCTCTACCAAGTACACCAACGCATACGTAATATTCAGTGTAATAGCCATGGCTTCGTCTTCATAAGAGGGATCATGTTGTGACGGCTGTCAACGATTTGCTTGAAGACAGATACTCGCCACCAGTGAAATCGAGTCAGTACAAGGTGATATAAGCACATTGGAAGTGTAGAACGATTTTGATTCTGCTGCTTTGTAGGTCGATTTTGTTCCCGTTCTGTTGCACGAGTTCTGGGAGAATTGTCCTCAAGAGTTGGTTTATTCTCCTTACTTCCTTCTTTCGAGTTAGAGCACGAACTTTCAGGTCCGAGACGTATGACGCTAGAACTCGGAGACGCAGTCATTTGCTCAGAACGCACGAATTGTGCTGGTGCGAACGAGACAAGCTTGCCCGAAAGGCTAATGTACGAAGAAAGGACGTGGGTGGGACCAACAGTCGCTGAGTTGCTTCTCTCTTTAGGGTCTTTGTTGTGGGCTCTATGTCATTGAAATAACAATATTTCCATTTTCTCCAAATGGCGAAGGATCAAAAGAAACGAGCTTTCAGAGATCCGTGCCTCTTCTCTATGAGGATGAAGAGGGAAGAGCATACTTTCGCATGCAAGCCAGCTCGCGTCGAGTAAGATTGCCCTGCAGCATAAAAATATGTAAATCAGCTGCTTTTTTGTTGGGCAGGTGTCCATCCAAGATATTATTGATTTGACGGAAAGACAAGCCCAAGAATATTTTGAACCAGAAGTACTGAAGTAAGAAGAGTTGATAAAACGACGCATCCTCCTCCCTAGCACTGATTTCCCAAAGGCTATCCAAGATACTTTCTAATCTTCAAAGCTCTCTCGGTTGattttcagaaaaaaaactcgtcttcttccttttctttttcgaaagTTCTAATCTCTGGTTCTATGATGCAGTGTGACGTATTTCCCCTCCTACGCTCGAGATCTCGTGACCATGTAAATAGGCACCGCGCGCGAGAGAGGCCTCGTATACCGGTGCAGTGGGCGTGCGTTCCTCGCAACGCTGAAATCAACCGACTCGTCGCTCGTAAGTAGACCGCGCGACTCGACGCAGTCGCtcatttcttctcgttcgttCACCGAATGACCCGGTCGCGCGTGCGCTCCGTTTTAGCCGAGACAAGCACGCGACGTCGTGTGAACAGCCCCAGCAGGATGGATACTAAACGAAAACTGAgctcgacgagcgacggcgacgcgctgATGGAACAGTAAGGGCTTCTTCCCCTCCTTTTCCCCATTCGCGTCACGTGTCGGCGTTGGCTTCGAACACCGCCCCCTTTGCTTAGTCCGTCTATCTCGCGCATTCTGACTCGATTcgttgtttcttttgcaggGAAGAGGACGTGCCGCGCAAAAAGTCGCGGGTGAGTTCTAATGCTCTCGTGCTTCCCGCGTTTTCCGTCTCACATGGGGTCCCGTGAAGACCACGGGAGCCCGGCACGATCACGAGACGTTTCTCGATCGTTTTCGCACCCGACTGACGTGCTTCGTAGTCGATTTCCGACTGCGAACGAGCGCGGAAGTGTTTTGCAGAATTTGCACCGCCCCTTTGCGAGAGGGTCCAAAGGGGGTGGTGTCAAAAGGCGCTAATTAATGGCGTTGATGGGAACCTATTGATTTAGAATTATCTCGATTCGCACAAGTCcatcgagaagaagaggcgCGACCGAATTAATAACAGCCTCACAACAATCAAAGAGCTCGTTCCCGATTGCAAACAATATGTACGAACAAACGCTCGTGATTGGGCGGGGTTTCGCGACGCTAATTGGCTTGCGCTTTTCGCCAGGGAACGAAGAAGCTCGACAAGGCCGAAATACTCGAGATGTGCATCGACTATCTACGACGACTTCAAGCTCATTTCGCTCAGCATGGCGGTACGTGAAGGAGACCCTCGCAACCACGCCCCTATTGACTTCCCTTATGGGGCGGTACTCACTTTGACAATTGATTGACGcctccttttttttcaggtgaaGCGCTGGCCACGAGTCCGCGCGACTTTGCGGCGGAAATATCCTCGTGGGTGCTCCAACATAAGCAACAGCACACCGAACTGGACTCGTTTATCCAAGCCCTGCTTCTCTATCTCTCGACATATGGCTCTGTAGTAGCTCAGcgtcagcagcagcagcagatcTACGTGTCCGGCCAAACTCATCAAGCGACTGATCTCCTGTCACCTATCGCCGCCAATCTGTCAGGCATGACaatcatgacgtcatcatcagtAGATCCACCTCACTGCGTGGCAAGCTTTCCGCCGCCCTATCACGGCATTCGAGGCCTCGACACCCATCATCAGACGCCCCAAGTCCATCGTCCGCCCACGTCGTCGGCCCAGCAACGATTTGGCGACGATCCTCAAATGCAGGATCTGTGGCGCACCCAGGCCATGATGCAGCACatgcaacagcagcaacagcaacagcaaggCTTTCATTCGCAGACGGGAACGGATCACGATCCTCCCCCGCTTGTCCAACCGCCTCCTGACAGTATCTCAGCTCAGGACGTCGCCAAGGCAACCGCCACTCAGCCTCTTCACCATCTCGTCATGCAGCAACCAGGAGGAGCTCATCAAGCTCCTTACTCGCAGATGATTGTTCTTCAACAGCAGCAGGCGCCGCAACCGCAGGCTTCGACGCGTCCTCTCCATCACCCGTCGGCAACAGCGGGCGAGGAAGCCAATCATCAGATACAGCAGTTCCTCGACGCCTACACCAAAAGCTCAGCAACGCCAATATTAAACAGAGGTGGAGCCAGCGGCGAAGTTCAAATGATCAACGCTCAGGACATCGTTCACCATCAAATTCAACAGCAAATGAGAATGGCCCAGCATCCGTCGCCTCCGCCGTCACAGCAACAGCAGTCACAGCAGTCGCAGCAGccaccgtcgtcgcaacAACCTCCCATTTCCCAAGCGGTCAGTCTTGTCAAAACCGACGAGCAGAACGTGCAGTCCAAGACCCCGCTTCCGGGAACGGAGACGCTCGTCATGGGCATAGCGCCTCAAGCGCCTGCCACGTCTCTGACCGAAGAGCTGCTCGATTCGGGCACGTCGGTGGCGGCTCAGTCTGAAACGACCAACGTTTCCGATATAGTCGAAAGCGAGAGTTGGGGTGCTACTCAAgttgccatggaaacgacgGTCGCGGATACGTCGTGGAAGATGGAGGACGAGGCGGAGAGAGCGAAAGACGAGTCGACGGAaggggaaaagaaaagcgacgagcaGTCGGCCAGCACGCTTCTCATGTTGGCCAGTggggagaagaaagaggagcaGGAAACCtcgtcttctcctcctcctgctgctgctgctgctgtggCCGCTGAAGACGATCCTAGCGAGTCTTGATGATCTAAACGATAGCCGGTCTCagtgatttttttttgtatgtgTATCTGGTTTTTATACAAATTGGCGCTGTAAgtgtattttttcttacctgctTTTGTCATTTGCTGCAGTTTTGGATCAGTTATTTTTGTTGAGTAAGACGCTACTGCAAATGTAGTTGTTCGCGGTGCACGCGAGAATCACATGACTTCTCCGTCTAACGGAAGCGGAAAGAATGCCGAgcgtttctttccttttccttctcgttctctcttcCTGCGCGGTCATTCCGAACTCTTCAAACGCCGCAAGCGACTACTACGTTGCCGCGGTTGCAGAGCACGATCCAATTCTCGCCGAATTCCCCATCGATCCGAACGACCTGGCGAATTTATCGTCAGCTCTCCGAATCATGATGCTCAACGTCGACAAATACGAGCAATACATGACGCAAGCGAACGCGAGCGGCGCCCAAATCATCGTAGTGCCGGAAGACGGCATGCTGGGCGGCCAAGAGTCTCTCGCCTACATGCAAAACCTCCCCACACGAGACGAAATCCCCCAGCGAAACTTCGTCCCCTGCGACGATCTCGACACGTTCGCCAACGAGCCCGTGCTTCGCAGGCTGAGTTGCCTCGCGAGACGTTTTTCCATGGcgctcgtcgtcaatttggGCGACGTTCAGCCGTGTCAaccactcgtcgacgatcggtGTCCGCGTACGGGACTTTCCTTTTATAAcaccgacgtcgtttttgatACGGACGGAAAACTGCTCGCGAAGTATCACAAGCGGCATCTCTATACGGGAGAGAAGCCGTTTGTTCCGGCTAAAACTGTCGACTACGCTATCTTTGAGACGTCGTTTGGCGTCAAATTCGGCGTTTTTACTTGCTTTGATATCTTGTTTGAGAAACCGGCTCATTTGCTCGTCACTCAGTACGGCGTTAGAAACATTGCTTTTCCTACGGCTTGGGTCAACGAGTTTCCTTATTTGGTCAGTACTGAAGTGCAGCAGGCCTATTCGAGAAGTATGGGCGTCAATCTTCTGGCTGCCAATATTCACGTTCCTAGCTTTGCGGGAACGGGGTCGGGAATCTATTCAAAGGGACGCGTCTTAGCGGAATTTATGAACTTTCAAAACGAAACCAAAGTACTGATAGCCAGGGTTCCCGTGAATCCAGATAACAATGCATCTCTAATGTCACactatgacgacgacgagtacTACGACGAATACGAGGATGGCATATCAGGCAATCATCCCGCATTCATTTATAAGCCGTTTTATGGAAACGAGGGAAACGTAGACGTGTGCTATGAGAACCTGTGCTGTCATCTTAAATTTTCGCGAAGcgcgagagacgacgagtTATACGCACTGGGGGCCTTTAGCGGATTCAATACCAGCGAACCAGAGAAATATAAAATGCAGGTATGCACTCTGCTCAAGTGCACTGGCACGCACCCATCATCATGCGGTCAACAAGTTTTC carries:
- the LOC136186273 gene encoding uncharacterized protein — protein: MDTKRKLSSTSDGDALMEQEEDVPRKKSRNYLDSHKSIEKKRRDRINNSLTTIKELVPDCKQYGTKKLDKAEILEMCIDYLRRLQAHFAQHGGEALATSPRDFAAEISSWVLQHKQQHTELDSFIQALLLYLSTYGSVVAQRQQQQQIYVSGQTHQATDLLSPIAANLSGMTIMTSSSVDPPHCVASFPPPYHGIRGLDTHHQTPQVHRPPTSSAQQRFGDDPQMQDLWRTQAMMQHMQQQQQQQQGFHSQTGTDHDPPPLVQPPPDSISAQDVAKATATQPLHHLVMQQPGGAHQAPYSQMIVLQQQQAPQPQASTRPLHHPSATAGEEANHQIQQFLDAYTKSSATPILNRGGASGEVQMINAQDIVHHQIQQQMRMAQHPSPPPSQQQQSQQSQQPPSSQQPPISQAVSLVKTDEQNVQSKTPLPGTETLVMGIAPQAPATSLTEELLDSGTSVAAQSETTNVSDIVESESWGATQVAMETTVADTSWKMEDEAERAKDESTEGEKKSDEQSASTLLMLASGEKKEEQETSSSPPPAAAAAVAAEDDPSES
- the LOC136186276 gene encoding pantetheinase-like, which translates into the protein MMLNVDKYEQYMTQANASGAQIIVVPEDGMLGGQESLAYMQNLPTRDEIPQRNFVPCDDLDTFANEPVLRRLSCLARRFSMALVVNLGDVQPCQPLVDDRCPRTGLSFYNTDVVFDTDGKLLAKYHKRHLYTGEKPFVPAKTVDYAIFETSFGVKFGVFTCFDILFEKPAHLLVTQYGVRNIAFPTAWVNEFPYLVSTEVQQAYSRSMGVNLLAANIHVPSFAGTGSGIYSKGRVLAEFMNFQNETKVLIARVPVNPDNNASLMSHYDDDEYYDEYEDGISGNHPAFIYKPFYGNEGNVDVCYENLCCHLKFSRSARDDELYALGAFSGFNTSEPEKYKMQVCTLLKCTGTHPSSCGQQVFTAATPFESLIVSGTFSESTFIYPMFMTGNRHLVNPQNLHLEKGSMAYIGDSVPVLTATLYGRIFTE
- the LOC136186266 gene encoding uncharacterized protein, whose translation is MLWVDALVTTILVVVSTGSSSTLEKATDFLGNAYLESIQLNEATITTDGDVLTVQAAADYDLHVLELFYQAVPTFARAATTMKFVADAENNPLNFFVDKIVVDVSEGSLFVATRPSTKTIVVVPKFLELSSVSGEFKITKTSGTFGLDSYSLSGTWTVGKFSVSVSVTKGDVSATTYAIKGAPGGDSIHLSGFFTAIGQTLFPEGSPLSPTSFHDVVLSDASFSAVYDSSTGDYALCFAGSPSISGWEGFTMRAMYNWHGGTSALSLAVSFKSFKLSDLVSQVSNVDIGSIPVIGSLTLPSIDFLYSTESIKNQLTSCLSNDYFQSTDEFVKGVWLSAKLSLVSDKDPVQFIIEIAANSVSFHVVDEGSYTFGDFLNSVAPKGVNINSIKFPPGVPKVTELSLTGFAYDVNERRLTAGLDLGDDFNIVPGFVSVRDASLDFNASLSSPYDLAVEGTGSWAIGSTDFEIVISERDDGYVVTGSGASLNIGDILTQFSATFLPSSLEKQLKKSGLDSFKILDPTLSISIGGDFEMSLSGEPVVSGWSGVTLSSVTKQYDAKTYVAVGFDFADTKFSGLVKSLTGVSVDALALLDQTMKTGFIVATRTMDGVALPGPTLSQISVSKGIALAAVFGLDGCDDVMCKFLGAALGASASFQLSGTVESAESFSLSAGVADVALGSGVTITKAALEFEISAASSVGLACNLVIDKPPLLFSGALRASAVGTLQLEVKMIGVWERAFGLDWLAFGNGVLSLDVAPGAVVTAFAVGGEIRIGKLNSGKEVIAAVYVGINTINLNKNYYYGSIQHASIGNILDAFGVSVNLPKVLSESGFPDGLESSFAYEEIEVPGRVIEKGFKLNGTMNLLGFELTALIEIDFPTRYLIDVSMDPLNIASGAVQIYRSAKDTKRGPRFHADLSPSSVNVKITGYANLFFGVVKNEADLEISDEKFSIYMSGVNFFLFKATFTVAASYGSLSAASFRVAGELSTEWMTSLEKKAQDVIEESADEATEAIGKAKKKVKKAQDDLDDAKSDLTAAQRKVDGVCKKKKCSKVCVPCTKFKTKKKKVLGKKIKYKVPYVDNCCTKSPDVACESYNAGCSATKKTADAALATAKATLDATKRSLDGANAALTATEKTYKAGASAASQIQKLGLKGLAVVRKIEFDVETGVVKSGKFSGRIEAKLLGKESSFGFNLKLDSVEDMAKDLAEKMFPGIIK